GCGGCCTGGACCCAAGCCATTGAGGAGTCGGATTTGACGTGGAAATACCGCCAAGTGGAGGCGGGGGAATGGAACCTGTTTGCCCATCGGTCAGACTCTGGCACCCCGCCAGACCCAGACTCGCCCCTAGACTCTCCAGAATCCCCAGAATCCCCAGAATTCCCTGATTCTCACCCCCCAGCCCCCAATCTCCAGGCGGCTCTCCCCTGGGATCACCTGGACACGGGCATTGATAAACAGTGGCTGATCGATGACCTAGCCCGTGCCCTGGAAGCGGCAACGGTGCCGGACTGTTCCTTTGAGGGCTGTTCCCACTGTGGGGTTTGTGGGGTGGACTTTGGCCATAATGTGGTGGTGCCGCCCCTGCCTATTCCCCGGTTTGAGGGCCACTTTCAGCCCCCCAAGGAGCGGGCGCAACGGCTGCGGGTTCATTTTGGCAAGTTGGGGGATATGCGCCTCCTCAGCCATTTGGATCTGCTGCGGCTGTGGGAGCGGACGGTGCGCCGTGCCCAGTTACCCATTGCCTTTAGTGGCGGTTTCCACCCCAGCCCCCGCATTGTCCCCGCCAATGCCCTGTCCTTAGGGTCCACCAGTTCGGCGGAGTTGCTGGATCTGGAGCTAACCGAGGAGCGGGATCCGGCGGTGGTGTTGGCCCAGCTTCAAGCCCATTTTCCGGCCACTATTCCGGTGTACAGTGTTACGGTTGTTCCCGATCGACCGGGGGTCAAGTCCCTGGCCCTCACCCAGGTGCTGGAGGAGGCCCAGTATTCCATTGGGGTGACGGCCCTGGATGGGGAGGGGGTGGCGGAAGCCGTCGATCGCCCGCTTTGGCTGGGTTGGGTGGCCCAGGTGCTGGCGGCGACGACGATCGAACTGGAACACACCACGAAGTCGGGTAAGGTGCAGTGGGTCAATGTGCGAGATC
The sequence above is a segment of the Prochlorothrix hollandica PCC 9006 = CALU 1027 genome. Coding sequences within it:
- a CDS encoding TIGR03936 family radical SAM-associated protein, translated to AAWTQAIEESDLTWKYRQVEAGEWNLFAHRSDSGTPPDPDSPLDSPESPESPEFPDSHPPAPNLQAALPWDHLDTGIDKQWLIDDLARALEAATVPDCSFEGCSHCGVCGVDFGHNVVVPPLPIPRFEGHFQPPKERAQRLRVHFGKLGDMRLLSHLDLLRLWERTVRRAQLPIAFSGGFHPSPRIVPANALSLGSTSSAELLDLELTEERDPAVVLAQLQAHFPATIPVYSVTVVPDRPGVKSLALTQVLEEAQYSIGVTALDGEGVAEAVDRPLWLGWVAQVLAATTIELEHTTKSGKVQWVNVRDRLVSLELRPPLESGDLGVTLTYRGSCRNDGTLLRPEQVVQMLGQVANREFQLGRIHRDRLFLQEAAV